From the Diospyros lotus cultivar Yz01 chromosome 13, ASM1463336v1, whole genome shotgun sequence genome, one window contains:
- the LOC127788626 gene encoding endochitinase EP3 has protein sequence MHRLLHPTKMNGLLGVMVVAGLLAGALLEPAAGQNCGCAADLCCSQYGYCGTGEDYCGKGCQEGPCTGQSPPSAGNGVSVSDIVTQAFFDGIIGQAAGSCAGKSFYSRATFLEATDSYGLFGREGSVDDSKREIAAFFAHVTHETGHFCYIEEIDGASKDYCDETNTQYPCVAGKGYYGRGPIQLSWNFNYGPAGNSIGFDGLNNPDLVANDPLISFKTALWFWMNNCHSAIVSGKGFGETIRAINGALECDGANPDTVNARVGYFKDYCNQLGVDPGANLYC, from the exons ATGCACCGTCTACTCCATCCCACCAAAATGAACGGCCTGCTCGGAGTGATGGTCGTGGCCGGACTGCTGGCCGGAGCACTGCTGGAGCCGGCAGCTGGCCAGAACTGTGGCTGCGCCGCCGACCTGTGCTGCAGCCAGTACGGGTACTGCGGCACTGGCGAGGACTACTGCGGGAAGGGGTGTCAGGAGGGGCCTTGCACTGGTCAGTCGCCGCCTAGCGCCGGCAACGGCGTGAGTGTGTCGGACATCGTGACGCAGGCATTCTTTGACGGGATAATCGGGCAGGCGGCCGGGAGTTGCGCCGGAAAAAGCTTCTACAGCCGAGCAACGTTCCTTGAGGCGACGGATTCGTACGGTCTGTTTGGTAGGGAGGGATCTGTGGATGATTCGAAGCGTGAGATTGCCGCCTTCTTCGCTCATGTCACCCATGAAACCGGAC ATTTCTGCTATATAGAGGAGATCGATGGCGCCTCAAAGGACTACTGCGACGAGACCAACACCCAGTATCCTTGCGTCGCCGGAAAGGGCTACTACGGCCGAGGCCCCATCCAGCTCTCCTGGAACTTCAACTACGGCCCCGCCGGAAACAGCATCGGATTCGACGGCCTCAACAACCCCGACCTCGTCGCCAACGATCCCCTGATCTCCTTCAAGACGGCCCTCTGGTTCTGGATGAACAACTGCCACTCCGCCATTGTTTCCGGCAAAGGCTTCGGCGAGACCATCCGAGCCATCAACGGCGCCCTCGAGTGCGACGGCGCAAACCCGGACACTGTCAACGCTCGCGTCGGCTATTTCAAGGATTACTGCAACCAACTCGGCGTAGATCCGGGCGCTAATCTTTACTgctag